DNA from Elusimicrobiota bacterium:
GCCTGGGCCAAGCCCTCGGCCTGGCCGGCCGCGGCACCGCGGGCTGGACGCCGGTGCGGCTCCTGGTCTTGGCGCTGTGCGCGGCTTTCCTGGCGCACCGCTCCTCGGCCTATCTCTACTTCGACCATTTCAGCAGCCTGGGCCGGGTCTACGGCCTCGGCCATGCCCTTCGGGCCGGAGGCCCCTGCGGAGCGAATTTCGCGCTCGGACTGGTCTTCCTGGCGGTCATCGTCCTGGTCCCGCTGCGCTGGCCGCGCTGGTTCTGCGGGGCGCTGTGCCCGTCAGGGACCCTCTTCATGCTGATGCAGACGGTCGCGCCCGGCAAGGTGCGCGGCCAGGAATGCGGGGGGGAATGCGGCAATTGCGCCGAGCTCTGCCCGGCCCTCTGCATCAGCGACGGCCGCATAGACGGCAAGCTCTGCATCAACTGCCTGGAGTGCTCCAGCGTGTGCGCCAAGCAGGCCATGGCCTTCACCTTCAGATGGCCCTGGCGGGCGGGTGACGCCGGACAGGGCTCCCGTCGGGCGCGCAGCGACAGCGAGCACCCGACGGGATGTCCGGCGGCAGGACCCGCCCGCAAAGGCGCGGCTCTGTCGCGGGCAGACTTCCTGGCCGGCGCGGGCTTCTCCGTCGCGGGCTGGGCCGCCGGTTCGTGGCTGAAGAGACGCTTCCTGGGGCTCGGCCCGGCCGCGGCCGTGGTCCCGCCCGGCGGCAAGGCGTACGCTTCCTTCCTGGAGCGCTGCGTGGCCTGCGACACCTGCGTGTCCGTCTGCCCGAGCCAAGTCCTGGTCCCGGCGAGCCGCGGGCTGGGCTTGGCCGGCTCGGCCAAGATCCGGCTCGACTACGGCGTGAGCTACTGCGCCTACGAGTGCAACGCCTGCCTGGCCGTGTGCCCGAGCGGGGCCATCTCGTATTTCCCGCTGGCGGCCAAGAAGCGCATCCGCATCGGCAAGTCGCGCCTCATCAAGGAGATCTGCATCCCCTACGCCTTCGAGCGCGACTGCGGGGCCTGCCAGGAGCAGTGCCCGAGCGGGGCGCTGACCATGGAGCCTTTCAAGTCCGTCTACGCCCCGGTCCAGCATGAGGACTACTGCATCGGCTGCGGGGCCTGCCAGTTCGCCTGCCCGACCCGGCCGCGCAAGGCCATCGTGGTCGATCCCATAGAGGTCCATGCCTTCGCCTCGCCGCCCAAACGCGGCAGCAAGATCGATTGCCGGACCTGCGCCGAGGGCAGGGGCGGCCAGGCCTGCTGGCGCTGCCGCCCGGCCGCGGACGAGGCGGACGGCGGCTTCCCCTTCTGAGCCGCGCCTAGGGGAAAGTACTTATTGACAAAATAGGTTCATTCTGTCAAAATATCTATTGTCATGAGCCCGGCCCAGCAGCGCAAGGATATCCGGCGCCAGTCGATCCTGGCCGCGGCCCTGGAGTGCTTCATCCAGTACGGCCTCCACAAGACCACTTTCGAGGACGTGTCCAAGCAGGCCGGAGTGTCGCGTTCCCTGCTCTACGCCTACTTCAAGGACAAGAGGCACCTCTTCCTGTCCGTGGTCAAGGACGTCCTGGACGAGTACCGCCGGAAGACCGACACGGTGCTTAAGTCCGGCCTGGGCAGCCGAGAGAAGTTCCAGGAAGTCCTGGGACTGTGGGGCGTGGAACTCTACGCCAAGGGCGCGGACAGCCCGAATGGGGGCGAACTGCTGGACGAGGGGCTGCGCGCCTGGGAGCAGGTCGGGGTCAAATATAAGGAGTACCTGATCCGGGTGCTGGCCGGATTCGCGGGCGGCGCCGATGCCGCCGAGCTCGTCGTTTTGTCCATCAAGGGGCTGCAGAGCGACCGCCCCTCCGTGCCGGTCCTGCGCAAGCGCATCGGGCTGCTGGCGCAGTTGGCCTGGCAGCGGCGGGGGCGGCCATGACGACGGCCTGGCTCTTGGCGGCGGCGCTCTGGTCCTGGCCCGCGGCGGCACAGTCCGGCGCTCCGATGGAACTCACCCTGGACCGGGCCGTGGCCTTGGGCCTGCAGAAGAACCTTGACGTCGCCCTCGCCGAGGAACAGCTGGCCTACCTGGAGGCCCAGCGCCGCCAGGCCATCGGCATGGCCCTGCCGGCCGTGACCCTGACCGGGCTTTACAACCGCAACCTCGAGAAGCCGTCGTTCTTCCTGGCCGGCGCGGTGCTCAAGGCCGGGCAGGACAACAGCATGCGCCATGCGGCGAGCCTCCAGCAGTACCTGTTCACCGGCGGGATGGTCAAGCAGGGGATGCGGGCCGCGACCGCCGGGGTGGAAGGCGGCCGGGCCCAGTCCCAGTCCGCCAAGTCGGACGTGGTCCTCGCAGCCAAGAGGCTTTTCTACGCCGTGTGCCTGGACAGCGCGACCGTCGCCATCCAGCGGGATACCCTGTCCTTGGCCCAGGACCATCTCAGGACCATCGAGGAGCGCTACCGGCAGGGACTCGACAGCGACCTCGTGGTCCTGCGCCAGAAGGTGGAGGTGGCCAACGCCCAGCCGGCGCTGCTGGCCGCGAGCAACAGGGAGGAGCTGTCCTTGACCATGCTCAAGGACGCCTTGGGCTTGGATGTGGACGCCCCGGTGCTGGTGCAGGGCTCCTTGGAGGGGCGGCCTTACTCCTTGATGCCCTACGAGGCTCTGCAGGCCTCGGCCCTGGCGAACAACTCGGACTACCAGGCCGCGCGCAAGCAGTTCGAGCAGGCCGAGGCCATGCTCGCCGTCCAGAAGGGCTTCCGCTGGCCGTGGCTCTCGGCTTACGCGGACTATCAGTGGTACTCCGAGTCCAACCACGCCTGGCCCGGGCCGCAGGAGCGGGCCACCAGTTCCGTGGTCGGCCTGCGCCTGAACTACCCGCTCTTCACCGGAGGCCAGACCACGGCCAAGATCCAGCAGGCGAGCTCCCAGCTCGATTCGGCCCGCACCGCGATGGAGAAGGTGGCGCGGGCCATGAAGGTCGAGGTCAAGCGCGGGTGGCTCAACGTCAAGGAAGCCTGGGAGCGCGCCCAGAGCCAGGAGTCGGCCATCAGCCAGGCGCGCCGGGCCTTGGAGGCCACCGAGGTGCGCTACCGCGCCGGCCAGGCCAGCCTGCTCGAGCAGAACGACGTCACCTTGGCCCTGCAGCAGACCCGGCTGCTCTATGCCAACGCTTTGCACGACTACCGCGTGGCCCTGGCGGCGCTGGAACGCGCCGCGGGCGGTCCCGTGGAGGAGGCCGTACGATGAGAAGACTGACCGTTTTCATGATCCTGGCGCTGCCCCTGCTGGCCGCTTGCGGCAAGAAGAAGGACGCCGCGGCGCGGCTCGACACCTACCCGGTCAAGACCATGCCCGCGCAGGTCCGCGACCTCGAGGAGACCATCCTCCTGGTCGGCAGCATCAAGGCCAAGGACGAGGCGGCCCTCTTCTCCCGGGTCCCGGGCAAGCTGCTGGAGAACCTCCTCAAGGAAGGCGAGCGGGTCCGCAAAGGCCAGGCCGTGGCTCTGGTGGAGCGCGACGAGGTGGGAGTGCGCTTCGAGCCCGCGCCGGTGCCTTCGACCTTGAGCGGCACGGTCGCGCGCATCTATCTGGACCGGGGGCAGGACGTGACCTTGGCGACGCCGGTCGCCTTGGTGATGGATTCCAGCGAGATCATCGTGCGCGCCGAGGTCCCGGAGCGCTACGCCGCGCGGGCCGATGTGGGCGAGTCCGTGCGCGTGCGGGTGGAGGCCTATCCGGAGCGGACTTTCAGCGGCCGGGTCTCCAAGGTCAGCCCCGTGGTGGACCCGGCCACGCGGAGCACCGTCATCGAGGCCCGTCTGGACAACGCCGGGGGCAGGCTGCGCTCCGGGATGTTCGGCGAGGTCACCCTCATCACGGGCAGCCGTTCGGGCGTGCTGGCCGTGCCCAAGGACGCCTTGACCGACGGCAGCGGCCCGGCGGTCTTCGTCATCGAGAACGGCAAGGCCGTCAAGCGCGAGGTGGAGCTGGGCCTGCAGAGCGACCGGTTCCTGGAGATCCGCAAGGGCATCAAGCCCGGCGAGAAGGTCGCGGTGTTCGGGCTCTACGGCCTCAAGGACGGCAGCCCGGTCGAGGTCTTGGCCGAATTGAGTGGGGAGGAGAAGGAGTGAACACGGAAAGCCTCCTGCCGTCCAATGGCGCGGCGCCCTTCGGACGCCGCGCGGGTTCCGGCGCTGCGCGCCGGAACCTCCAGGGTTGAGGCGAGCGACATGAAGATCTCCGACGTCTGCATCAAGCGCCCGGTCTTCACCACCATGATGATGGCGGCCCTGGTGGTCATCGGCGCCTTCTCCTTCCAGCGCCTGGGCCTGGACTACTTCCCCAACATCGACATCCCCTTCGTCATCATCTCGACCACCCTGCCCGGCTCGGGCCCCGAGGAGATCGAGACCTCCATCACCAAGCCCATCGAGGAGGCGGTCAACACCATCTCCGGCATCGACAGCCTCAAGGCCACCAGCTTCGAGGGCCTCTCCCAGGTGATGATCTCCTTCGTGCTGGAGAAGAACATCGACGTGGCGGCCCAGGAGGTGCGCGACGCGGTCTCCCGCGTGCAGCGCGACCTGCCCGAGGGCACGGACCCGCCCGTGGTGCAGAAGTTCGACCCCGGGTCCCTGCCGGTGATGTCCATCGCGGTCAGCGGGGAAATGCCCATCCGGGAGCTCACCACCATCGCCAAGAAGCAGGTCAAGGAGCGCCTGGAGTCCGTGGACGGGGTGGGCAAGATCTCCATCGTGGGCGGCCGCGAGCGGGAGATCCACATCGTGCTCAACCCGCTCAAGATGGCCTCCTTCCAGCTCACGGTCATCAAGGTCAAGGACGCCCTCAAGCAGCAGAACATCGAGATCCCGGGCGGCCGCGTCGAGCAGGACCGGCGGGAGTTCGTCCTGCGCACCATGGGCCGCATCGAGAAGCCCTCCGATTTCGAGAAGGTCGTGGTGGCCACGGTCAAGGGCGTGCCCGTGCGCATCCGGGATATCGGCCGGGCCGAGGACACGGCCGAGGACGCCCGCTCTTTGGCGCGCCTCGACGGGCAAGAGGCGGTCTCGCTCACCGTGCAGAAGCAGTCCGGCACCAACACGGTTGAGGTCATCAGGAAGGTCAAGGCGCGGCTCGATGAGCTCAAGCCCACCCTCCCCGCCGGCATCAAGGCCGAGGTCATCCGGGACATGTCCGGCTTCATCCTGGCCTCGGTGCACGCCGTGGAGGAGCACTTGGTCCTGGGCGCGATCCTGGCGGCGCTGGCGGTGTTCTTGTTCATGGGCGCGTTGCGGCCGACCTTGATCGCGGCCTGCGCCATCCCCACCTCCATCATCGCCACCTTCCTGCTCATCGACCGGGCGGGCTTCACGCTCAACATCATGACCTTGCTCGG
Protein-coding regions in this window:
- a CDS encoding 4Fe-4S dicluster domain-containing protein is translated as MAHRVRLLTQTAFLALSLVVFFGLIPGRAIAAVYHGLHLFPTLASLPWFMLPPLGLVSLAVTGALLLATLIFGRLYCSFLCPVGFLQELSRRLGQALGLAGRGTAGWTPVRLLVLALCAAFLAHRSSAYLYFDHFSSLGRVYGLGHALRAGGPCGANFALGLVFLAVIVLVPLRWPRWFCGALCPSGTLFMLMQTVAPGKVRGQECGGECGNCAELCPALCISDGRIDGKLCINCLECSSVCAKQAMAFTFRWPWRAGDAGQGSRRARSDSEHPTGCPAAGPARKGAALSRADFLAGAGFSVAGWAAGSWLKRRFLGLGPAAAVVPPGGKAYASFLERCVACDTCVSVCPSQVLVPASRGLGLAGSAKIRLDYGVSYCAYECNACLAVCPSGAISYFPLAAKKRIRIGKSRLIKEICIPYAFERDCGACQEQCPSGALTMEPFKSVYAPVQHEDYCIGCGACQFACPTRPRKAIVVDPIEVHAFASPPKRGSKIDCRTCAEGRGGQACWRCRPAADEADGGFPF
- a CDS encoding TetR/AcrR family transcriptional regulator yields the protein MSPAQQRKDIRRQSILAAALECFIQYGLHKTTFEDVSKQAGVSRSLLYAYFKDKRHLFLSVVKDVLDEYRRKTDTVLKSGLGSREKFQEVLGLWGVELYAKGADSPNGGELLDEGLRAWEQVGVKYKEYLIRVLAGFAGGADAAELVVLSIKGLQSDRPSVPVLRKRIGLLAQLAWQRRGRP
- a CDS encoding efflux RND transporter periplasmic adaptor subunit; this encodes MRRLTVFMILALPLLAACGKKKDAAARLDTYPVKTMPAQVRDLEETILLVGSIKAKDEAALFSRVPGKLLENLLKEGERVRKGQAVALVERDEVGVRFEPAPVPSTLSGTVARIYLDRGQDVTLATPVALVMDSSEIIVRAEVPERYAARADVGESVRVRVEAYPERTFSGRVSKVSPVVDPATRSTVIEARLDNAGGRLRSGMFGEVTLITGSRSGVLAVPKDALTDGSGPAVFVIENGKAVKREVELGLQSDRFLEIRKGIKPGEKVAVFGLYGLKDGSPVEVLAELSGEEKE
- a CDS encoding TolC family protein; translation: MTTAWLLAAALWSWPAAAQSGAPMELTLDRAVALGLQKNLDVALAEEQLAYLEAQRRQAIGMALPAVTLTGLYNRNLEKPSFFLAGAVLKAGQDNSMRHAASLQQYLFTGGMVKQGMRAATAGVEGGRAQSQSAKSDVVLAAKRLFYAVCLDSATVAIQRDTLSLAQDHLRTIEERYRQGLDSDLVVLRQKVEVANAQPALLAASNREELSLTMLKDALGLDVDAPVLVQGSLEGRPYSLMPYEALQASALANNSDYQAARKQFEQAEAMLAVQKGFRWPWLSAYADYQWYSESNHAWPGPQERATSSVVGLRLNYPLFTGGQTTAKIQQASSQLDSARTAMEKVARAMKVEVKRGWLNVKEAWERAQSQESAISQARRALEATEVRYRAGQASLLEQNDVTLALQQTRLLYANALHDYRVALAALERAAGGPVEEAVR